One Azospirillum brasilense DNA window includes the following coding sequences:
- the dprA gene encoding DNA-processing protein DprA — MIQPRRTLSAAERFDWLRLIRTENVGPITFHRLLDRFGSAGAALEALPDLAKRGGRTKPLRIAPKADIERELAANDRIGARLICSCEPDYPEPMAALDDAPPAVSVLGHPHLLQRRAVALVGARNASMNGKKFAERLARELGEAGLLVVSGLARGIDTAAHAGALASGTAAVVAGGADVVYPPENEKLYRDIVQQGVIVAESPVGTTPQARHFPRRNRLISGLSLGVLVVEAALRSGSLITARMALEQGREVMAVPGSPLDPRCQGTNNLLRQGAALVEGVDDVLRALDNLSPTTLRERQGDLFAQARPAVPSEAELESARAIILENLGHTPVAIDELVRGCQLSAPVVLTVVLELELAGRVQRQPGNQVNLI, encoded by the coding sequence ATGATTCAACCGCGCCGCACCCTGTCCGCCGCCGAGCGGTTCGACTGGCTCCGACTCATTCGAACCGAGAATGTCGGGCCGATCACCTTCCACCGCCTGCTGGACCGGTTCGGCAGCGCCGGCGCCGCGCTGGAGGCGCTGCCCGACCTCGCCAAGCGCGGCGGGCGGACCAAGCCGCTGCGCATCGCGCCGAAGGCGGACATCGAACGCGAATTGGCCGCCAACGACCGCATCGGCGCCCGCCTGATCTGCTCCTGCGAGCCCGACTATCCGGAACCCATGGCGGCGCTGGACGACGCGCCCCCGGCGGTGTCGGTCCTCGGCCATCCGCATCTGCTGCAACGGCGCGCGGTGGCTCTGGTCGGGGCGCGCAACGCCTCGATGAACGGCAAGAAATTCGCCGAACGGCTGGCGCGGGAACTGGGGGAGGCCGGGCTGCTGGTCGTTTCCGGATTGGCGCGCGGGATCGACACGGCGGCCCACGCCGGGGCGCTCGCCAGCGGAACCGCGGCGGTGGTGGCGGGCGGTGCCGACGTCGTCTACCCGCCGGAGAACGAGAAACTCTACCGCGACATAGTGCAGCAGGGTGTGATCGTGGCGGAAAGCCCGGTCGGCACCACGCCGCAGGCCCGCCATTTCCCGCGCCGTAACCGGCTGATTTCTGGCCTGTCACTGGGGGTTCTGGTGGTGGAGGCGGCGCTGCGTTCCGGCTCCCTCATCACCGCGCGCATGGCGCTGGAACAGGGACGGGAGGTGATGGCGGTTCCCGGCTCCCCGCTCGACCCACGCTGTCAGGGCACCAACAATCTTCTGCGTCAGGGGGCGGCCTTGGTGGAGGGGGTGGACGACGTGCTGCGGGCGCTGGACAACCTGTCGCCGACGACCCTGCGGGAGCGCCAAGGCGACCTGTTCGCCCAGGCCCGCCCCGCCGTTCCGTCCGAGGCGGAGCTTGAATCGGCGCGCGCCATCATCCTGGAAAACCTCGGCCACACACCGGTTGCCATTGACGAACTCGTCCGCGGGTGCCAATTGTCCGCTCCGGTGGTGTTGACCGTGGTGCTGGAACTTGAGCTTGCGGGCCGTGTCCAGCGCCAGCCTGGGAATCAGGTGAACCTGATCTGA
- a CDS encoding helix-turn-helix domain-containing protein, producing the protein MADQKLKDVIVVATPTEGIGPTSSLPTRPATPSEEPDRQRMAERLRAQGWSYRRIAEELQVSYILVSRWLGGDGATPSGPRTSAAVATPSPPPPAPGGTRTAKATKAAKAAAIAAAANADEDVLALQFRAFEQYVREVIDAMETRHESLLQRQEELIQALDTERAAARVREKELLATLDQERQRWSEAEDRFREELERFKAEMHRGQSGASAVAVAATALGSGDEDDEEESSDFSAFSFDDDDEDEGKDDEAGGSDANAFNFDDDEDEDGSDPFSFDTDDTEEKTEDETAKATDSVDSADDDDDPFSFDDDETEETAEDAPARTDAEPDEDPFSFDTDDDPDESKAETEPAGTEKADAEDDPFSFDDEPEPEPEPEPEPEAPPKKKGLFGFWRK; encoded by the coding sequence ATGGCCGACCAGAAACTGAAGGATGTGATCGTCGTCGCGACCCCCACCGAGGGGATCGGCCCGACATCCTCCCTGCCCACGCGCCCGGCGACGCCCAGCGAGGAGCCGGACCGCCAGCGCATGGCCGAACGGCTGCGCGCCCAGGGCTGGAGCTACCGCCGCATCGCGGAGGAGTTGCAAGTCTCCTACATCCTGGTGTCGCGCTGGCTTGGGGGTGACGGCGCCACGCCCAGCGGTCCGCGCACATCCGCCGCCGTCGCCACGCCCTCCCCGCCGCCGCCGGCACCCGGCGGGACGCGGACGGCCAAGGCGACCAAGGCCGCGAAGGCGGCGGCCATCGCAGCGGCCGCCAACGCCGACGAGGACGTTCTGGCGCTTCAGTTCCGCGCCTTCGAGCAGTACGTGCGCGAGGTCATCGACGCGATGGAGACGCGGCACGAGTCACTTCTCCAGCGCCAGGAGGAGTTGATCCAGGCGCTCGACACGGAACGCGCCGCCGCCCGCGTTCGGGAAAAGGAACTGCTCGCCACCCTCGACCAGGAGCGCCAGCGCTGGAGCGAAGCCGAGGATCGCTTCCGCGAGGAGCTTGAGCGCTTCAAGGCGGAGATGCACCGTGGCCAGAGCGGGGCGAGCGCGGTCGCCGTTGCCGCCACGGCCCTCGGCAGTGGCGACGAGGATGATGAGGAGGAATCCTCGGATTTCTCCGCCTTCAGCTTCGACGACGATGATGAGGACGAGGGCAAGGACGACGAAGCGGGCGGGAGTGACGCCAACGCCTTCAACTTCGATGATGACGAGGACGAAGACGGCAGCGATCCCTTCAGCTTCGACACCGACGACACGGAGGAGAAGACCGAAGACGAAACGGCCAAAGCGACCGACTCGGTCGACAGCGCTGATGACGACGACGATCCCTTCAGCTTCGACGATGACGAAACGGAGGAGACCGCCGAGGACGCACCCGCCAGGACGGATGCGGAGCCGGACGAGGACCCGTTCTCCTTCGACACGGACGACGATCCGGACGAGTCCAAGGCCGAAACCGAGCCGGCCGGAACCGAAAAGGCCGACGCCGAAGACGATCCCTTCTCCTTCGACGACGAGCCGGAGCCGGAGCCGGAGCCGGAGCCCGAACCGGAGGCCCCTCCGAAGAAGAAGGGGCTCTTCGGCTTCTGGCGCAAATGA
- a CDS encoding response regulator transcription factor, translating to MRIELERPLAWPVRPVQTSAGLHVSATSILIACADRALGIGMHDAFERNGHRIHVTHDPIAALDTLETDGSIGIVAVELALPHFDGLALVERMRKSVQRHLQVIVVAPNATAADVVRAMHLRAADFVSDPQDGSQLHGALARALAAQQAAATLPAPAPSAPAGNGELHGALEDAYRHGLALIEAVKALREGQPTLAAPVAAPAPASPSPTPTAAGENRRLAVLRTLQQSRVARDKYFPKGLFEDPCWDMLLDLMANHLRGRRISVSSLCMASGVAQTTALRRITELHDRGLVRRIADEKDGRRVFIELTEQGIAALSGYVEHIQEMS from the coding sequence ATGCGGATCGAGTTGGAGCGACCCTTGGCATGGCCGGTGCGCCCGGTCCAAACCAGCGCCGGCCTTCATGTTTCGGCGACGTCCATCCTGATCGCCTGCGCGGACCGCGCGCTGGGCATCGGCATGCACGACGCCTTCGAACGTAACGGCCACCGCATCCATGTCACCCACGACCCCATCGCGGCGCTCGACACGCTGGAGACGGACGGCAGCATCGGCATCGTGGCGGTGGAACTGGCTCTGCCCCATTTCGACGGGTTGGCCCTGGTCGAGCGGATGCGCAAGAGCGTGCAGCGGCATCTCCAGGTCATCGTCGTCGCGCCGAACGCCACCGCGGCGGACGTCGTCCGCGCCATGCATCTGCGCGCGGCGGATTTCGTCAGCGACCCGCAGGACGGCAGCCAGCTCCACGGCGCGCTCGCCCGCGCTTTGGCCGCCCAGCAGGCGGCGGCCACACTGCCCGCCCCCGCCCCGTCCGCACCCGCCGGCAACGGCGAGTTGCATGGGGCGCTGGAGGACGCCTACCGCCACGGCCTCGCCCTCATCGAAGCGGTGAAGGCGCTGCGCGAGGGCCAGCCGACGCTGGCCGCTCCGGTCGCTGCCCCCGCACCGGCCTCCCCATCGCCCACGCCCACCGCGGCGGGGGAGAACCGGCGGCTGGCGGTGCTGAGAACCCTCCAGCAATCCCGCGTCGCCCGCGACAAGTATTTCCCGAAGGGGCTGTTCGAGGACCCCTGTTGGGACATGCTGCTCGATCTGATGGCCAACCATCTGCGCGGGCGGCGGATTTCCGTGTCGTCGCTGTGCATGGCCTCCGGTGTGGCCCAGACCACGGCGCTGCGGCGGATCACCGAACTGCACGACCGCGGGCTGGTGCGCCGGATCGCTGACGAGAAGGACGGCCGCCGCGTCTTCATCGAACTGACCGAGCAGGGGATCGCCGCCCTGTCCGGCTATGTCGAGCACATCCAGGAAATGAGCTGA
- a CDS encoding MFS transporter, which translates to MKLSFIRRLNWMLTGVVSVLMLVSLAVQTNHVNTLFRPLIEPELARKAEVVGSYVVAQIDRAVALGFELDKLVGVEELLSDALAANPDVKYLALEIGGRLHAFSGTEEARSGTRLIVADAPPEGESPQFLDTVLPLEGNGEARLHVGVDSGYVRSAMNEVVFDLGSVLIVAILLNIEILLLVVGSSVAAPLRRVTAVMKQAADGHLGVRVALRNRDEVGELSRAVDWALDSVQHKADMTASEPAMTKIGMMQRVVELRFAIFIFSLAEELTRTFLSVYIKQLFEPVPGLSMEMVIGAPIALFMLLWAVSQPIAGSVSERRGRRAVFLGGALLSFVGLVGSGLATDLIQLIVARCLTAVGYASVFIAAQGFVIDATDPKQRAQAIAMYAGGILSAGVCGPAIGGVIAGQVGFRTTFLISAGLALLAAFMAWQVLPRVRGAQAKSSRGLRLADAVLCLRNPRFVGLAVFSAVPAKLGLTALLFFLLPLALDDQGVSQSWIGRVLLLYWLLMIVVSPMAAKLSDRSGQRIGFLVVGGLVAAGAAWVLSMPGSLGTALAGVALLGVAHAMLGAPQLAMLADVCVKERAALGETTVIGMFRLIERLGSVVAPFLAGLFLAHYGYAGALKGIGAVLAACVAVQLLLSTLFRPRPPADFPQRTPA; encoded by the coding sequence ATGAAGCTGTCCTTCATCCGCCGCCTGAACTGGATGCTGACGGGCGTCGTGTCCGTCCTGATGCTGGTCAGCCTCGCCGTCCAGACCAACCACGTCAACACGCTGTTCCGCCCGCTGATCGAGCCGGAACTGGCCCGCAAGGCCGAGGTCGTCGGGTCCTACGTGGTGGCGCAGATCGACCGCGCGGTGGCGCTGGGGTTCGAGCTGGACAAGCTGGTCGGGGTGGAGGAGCTGCTCTCCGACGCGCTGGCCGCCAACCCGGACGTCAAGTATCTGGCGCTGGAGATCGGCGGGCGCCTCCATGCCTTCTCCGGGACCGAGGAGGCGCGGTCCGGCACCCGCCTGATCGTCGCCGACGCCCCGCCGGAAGGCGAGTCCCCGCAATTCCTCGACACCGTCCTGCCGCTGGAGGGGAACGGGGAGGCGCGGCTGCATGTCGGCGTCGATTCCGGCTATGTCCGCTCGGCCATGAACGAGGTGGTGTTCGACCTCGGCTCCGTGCTGATCGTCGCCATCCTGCTGAACATCGAGATCCTGCTGCTGGTCGTCGGCTCCTCCGTCGCCGCACCGCTGCGCCGGGTGACGGCGGTGATGAAGCAGGCCGCCGACGGGCATCTCGGGGTGCGCGTCGCCCTGCGCAACCGCGACGAGGTGGGCGAGCTGTCGCGCGCCGTCGACTGGGCGCTGGACAGCGTGCAGCACAAGGCCGATATGACCGCCTCCGAGCCGGCGATGACCAAGATCGGCATGATGCAGCGGGTGGTGGAGCTGCGCTTCGCCATCTTCATCTTCTCCCTGGCGGAGGAGCTGACCCGCACCTTCCTGTCCGTCTACATCAAGCAGCTGTTCGAACCGGTGCCCGGCCTTTCGATGGAGATGGTCATCGGCGCGCCCATCGCCTTGTTCATGCTGCTCTGGGCGGTCAGCCAGCCGATCGCCGGCAGCGTGTCGGAACGGCGCGGGCGGCGGGCCGTGTTCCTTGGCGGGGCGCTGCTCTCCTTCGTCGGTCTGGTCGGCTCCGGCCTCGCCACCGACCTCATCCAGCTCATCGTCGCGCGCTGCCTGACCGCCGTCGGCTACGCCAGCGTCTTCATCGCCGCGCAGGGTTTCGTCATCGACGCCACCGACCCCAAGCAGCGCGCGCAGGCCATCGCCATGTACGCCGGCGGCATCCTCAGCGCCGGCGTCTGCGGCCCGGCCATCGGCGGCGTGATCGCCGGGCAGGTGGGCTTCCGCACGACCTTCCTGATCTCCGCCGGGCTGGCGCTGCTGGCCGCCTTCATGGCGTGGCAGGTGCTGCCGCGGGTGCGCGGGGCCCAGGCCAAATCCAGCCGCGGCCTGCGTCTGGCCGACGCCGTGCTGTGCCTGCGCAACCCGCGCTTCGTCGGGCTGGCCGTCTTCAGCGCGGTTCCGGCCAAGCTGGGGCTGACGGCGCTTCTGTTCTTCCTGCTGCCGCTGGCGCTGGACGACCAGGGGGTCAGCCAGTCCTGGATCGGGCGCGTGCTGCTGCTCTACTGGCTGCTGATGATCGTGGTATCGCCGATGGCGGCGAAGCTGTCGGACCGCTCGGGCCAACGCATCGGCTTCCTGGTGGTGGGCGGGCTGGTCGCCGCCGGGGCGGCCTGGGTGCTGTCGATGCCGGGGTCGCTCGGCACGGCGCTGGCCGGGGTCGCCCTGCTGGGGGTGGCGCACGCCATGCTCGGCGCGCCGCAGCTCGCCATGCTCGCCGATGTCTGCGTCAAGGAGCGGGCGGCGCTGGGCGAGACCACGGTGATCGGCATGTTCCGCCTGATCGAGCGGCTCGGCTCCGTCGTCGCCCCCTTCCTGGCCGGGCTGTTCCTGGCCCATTACGGCTACGCCGGGGCGCTGAAGGGCATCGGCGCGGTCCTGGCGGCCTGCGTCGCCGTGCAGCTTCTGCTGAGCACCCTGTTCCGTCCGCGCCCGCCCGCCGACTTCCCGCAGAGGACCCCCGCATGA
- a CDS encoding ABC transporter substrate binding protein, giving the protein MSLSRRTVLTGALTAGALAAGGLPAFAQTARTFSSAKPARIVVLSPRKDVGDVLGLRDFIASSGLSATVEVREVPQASAMPTLLPEIRASKPDLVVTVFTPLTLATVGRYDDPDPSRFLTDVPVVFTSVTDPVASRVVRALDRPGRAVTGTRHIAPVAVQMKTMLSYRRWKKIAAVYNPAEDNMVVAVRDLKEEAARQGVEIHDAALPRDASGAPVAAAIPDLIADAARAGSELVYIGPDTLVASNNNAVVAEQALAHRLATFCSTELPIRRANLLMGLVSPAVNVGRFAGLKAVEILTGAKPADGIPVETLNRFSLLLRIGAAKQLDLYPPMRLLNIAEIVQDA; this is encoded by the coding sequence ATGAGCCTGTCCCGCCGCACCGTCCTGACGGGAGCCCTCACCGCCGGAGCGCTGGCGGCCGGCGGCCTTCCGGCCTTCGCGCAGACGGCCAGGACCTTCAGCTCCGCCAAGCCGGCGCGCATCGTCGTGCTGTCCCCGCGCAAGGATGTGGGCGACGTGCTGGGCCTGCGCGACTTCATCGCGTCGAGCGGCCTGTCCGCCACGGTGGAGGTGCGCGAGGTGCCGCAGGCCTCCGCCATGCCGACGCTGCTGCCGGAGATCCGGGCGTCCAAGCCCGATCTGGTGGTGACGGTTTTCACGCCGCTGACTCTGGCGACGGTCGGGCGCTACGACGATCCCGACCCGTCGCGCTTCCTGACCGACGTGCCGGTGGTCTTCACCTCGGTCACCGATCCGGTGGCCTCGCGCGTCGTGCGCGCGCTCGACCGTCCGGGGCGCGCGGTCACCGGCACGCGGCACATCGCGCCGGTCGCGGTGCAGATGAAGACGATGCTGTCCTACCGGCGCTGGAAGAAGATCGCCGCGGTCTACAACCCGGCCGAGGACAACATGGTCGTCGCCGTGCGCGACCTGAAGGAGGAGGCCGCCCGCCAGGGGGTGGAGATCCACGACGCCGCGCTGCCGCGCGACGCCTCCGGCGCGCCGGTCGCCGCCGCCATCCCCGACCTGATCGCCGACGCGGCGCGCGCCGGGTCGGAGCTGGTCTACATCGGGCCGGACACGCTGGTCGCCTCCAACAACAACGCGGTGGTGGCGGAGCAGGCGCTGGCCCACCGGCTGGCCACCTTCTGCTCCACCGAACTCCCGATCCGCCGGGCCAACCTGCTGATGGGGCTGGTCAGCCCGGCGGTCAACGTCGGGCGCTTCGCCGGGCTGAAGGCGGTGGAGATCCTGACCGGGGCCAAGCCCGCCGATGGCATCCCGGTGGAGACGCTGAACCGCTTCTCCCTGCTGCTGCGCATCGGGGCGGCCAAGCAACTGGACCTCTACCCGCCGATGCGCCTGCTCAACATCGCCGAAATCGTGCAGGACGCCTGA